The genomic interval AATACGTGTATATCGTACCGTCGGCTTCCGTCTTCTTTACAAGCACCCCGCCCGAGGTGTATTCATACGCCACTATAAGGGCTCCACCCGCGGTATACTCGCTTATGTACTTCGCCTGGTTCGTACCCGCGTAATAATCGCTGAACGTCTTGTAGCTCCCGTCCGGCGCCGTCTCTTTTACCAGCACTCCGTACCCCTGGCTGTTCCAGTTCTCGTCACTGTATTCGTATATCGTACCGTCAGCCAGTGTCTTCGTATGCATCCTGCCACTCGCGTAATACGTGTATGTGGCGTCCGGCTGTTCCGTCCCTACCAGGTTACCGCTCGCGTCATACTCGTATGTCGCGAGCCATGTCCCGTCCGCGGCGTACTCGCTTATGTACTTCGCCTGCCTTGTGCCCGCGTAATAATCACTGAACGTCTTGTATGTACCGTCCGGCCTCGTCTCCTTCGTGAGCACTCCGTATCCCTCGCTGTTCCAGTCCTCATCCGAGTATTCGTATATCGTACCGTCGGCCAGCGTCTTCGTATGCATCCTGCCCGAGACATAATACTCCATGACTTCCTCTATATCCGACGTATCCCCGACATACGTTATCTTCACGAACGTGCCGTCCGACATATCTTTCCTGGTAACCCTGCCCAGGTCATCATACGCGGAATAATATACTGTCGTTCCGTCCGGCATAAGCTCTTTCAATATCGTACCGAACACATCGTAGTACGTGGTCTTGAAAGTTCCATCGGCATACCCTATGGTATACGAACAAACCCCTGAATCGCCGAACACATCGTTAAAATAAGTATATTCCTCATATGTGTGTTCACCCGTAGATGAATACCTGTCTATTCTGTCTATTCTTGAGGTGGCCCCGACATACGCATACGTATCATATGCCCCGTTCGAGTAATCCACCCTGGTCTTACGCCCGGAGGCATCATAGGTGTATGTTTCCACAAGCTCTACCGTAGCCCCGTTCCCTCTGGTCACTTTGGTCAATTTGGAATTAGAATCATACTCATACAACACGTAATCGCCATTCCGGTCAGTATGTTTATATGTTTTCCTCCTCCAGTAGTTCGACCCGGAATAATAAGTATATTCGTCGGTCGTCTCAGTCCCGTCAACAAAGTGCTCCAGGGTCTTCTTCGTATAGCCGTTGGAATAATATTCATATGTCCTGTATCCTCCGGTAGAGTAATCTATCCTGGACGTCCTTCCGTCGGAATTATAAGTGTAAGTCGCTACCTTGCCATCGGAATAGGTGATAGTATCGACCCTGCCGTTCGAGCTATATTGGTACACCGTGGTCTTCCCGGCCCTGTCCGTATAAGTATAGGTTTGGGTATATCCGTTGGAATAATACGTATATGCGTAAGAGTAAGAAGTCCCATCGCTGTAATGATTCACATACGTCAGCGTCTTGTAAGTATCCCCGTAATATGTTCTTTCGCTGTAAGAACCGTCCGAATTATCAGTTCGTATCAACCTGCCCAGGGTATCGTATGTATAATCCACCGTATATCCATCATACTCCATATGGCTTATCTGGCCGTCCGGCAAATATTCATATACGGTAGTCCTTCCTTCCTCATCCACATAGATCACCTTGCTGTGGACCTCGGAATTACCATAATACTCATATATGCACGTATACCCATACGCATAATCGATCCGGGTGATCCGGTCAAGTGAATCATACTCGTAATAAGTATCATACCCGTTCGGGCCGCTTACTTTTATTACCCCACCGGTCACCGGGTCATATTCGTACTTATAGTAATATCCGCTCGAGTACTTATAGGTCCTGGACTTCAACATATCAGAGTCCCCGTAATATTCGTATTCAACGACATAATTCACGTTGCCGTTATAGTAAGATGTGGTTTTTTTGATCTTGTTCGTATCACCGAAATATTCGTTGATCGTATGAGAATTCGAACTGCTATCGGTCCTGGTAAGCCGGTTAAGGGCGTCATATGTATACGAGACCGTGTACCCATAATACGACGTATACTTCGTCACGTTGCCAAGCTCGTTATATTCATAAGTCGAGGTGTGTCCCGCTGAATCGATATATTTTTTGTTCTTCATTATGGATGTCCCGGCCCAGTACTCATATTCCTCATGCGACCCATAAGAATAATCTTTCCTTATCAGGTTCCCGGCCGCATCGTAAGAATATGTCATCCAGCTGGTATATGTGCTCCAGCGGTATTTATATGTCGTTTTTACCAGCTGGCCTAACTCGTTATATTCTTCGATAGTCGTTGTATTCCACCTGCTGACAACGGTTCTCTTCTTCATCACATTAGTATCGTTCCAATATATATACTCCTCGCTAGTACCGTCGCTGGACTCCTTGAGCGTCAATCGTCCGTACGTATCATAGGTATAATTTGTAACAAGGTCGTTCCATTTCTCCTCTTTTACGAGCCTGCCGTCCTGGTCATAAGTCTCGACCGTTTCACGTCCGTCCTTATCCTTGTATGTGATCGTTTTTATGTCGGTCGTGTCCCCGAAATACGTATATTCTTCGGAAGAACCGTCTACGTAAGCTCTCAGCATCAACCTGCCGGTGGCAAGGTCATATCCTTCAATGGTCGACGCTATCATATTTGAATCGGTGATCTGGCCCGTAGTATCGTAAATATATACGGTGAACCGGCCGAGATCATATTCATACACTCTTTTGTATGAAAAGTTCATGTTATCGTTATCCGCATAGCCATAATATGTCCTGACATTGTTTATTACGTCGTCTTCCCGGACAAGCCTGCCCTGTTCATCGTAGAAATATACATATCCCGACAGATCAGTAACGCGGCTTATCTTCCCGTTATCCAGGTATTCCGTTATGAGGGTATTCCCTGTGATCAGGTCTTTTACGGCTTTTTTGAGGAGTTTTCCGGTTTCAGGATCGTATATGAACGTCGTCTCCGACTTACCTTCCACATTAAGATACTTGAGCCTTCCTTCCCTGTCGTACCTTGAGATGACCGTATCGACACCATAGGTTATTCTTTCCATCAAAGAACCGTCGTCACGATACTCACATGTGAACTTGATATCATTCGGGTCTGAAACACTTCTGCCAAGGACCTTATATGTGGTTTTCGTGGACCCGTAATATATATAGAATACCTCTATATCCCCGTTAAGCACTTCTCGCGTCAAACGCGCAAGCGGGTCATATTCATACACGATCGTTTTGCCGTTAGCCAGGTCGGTAAAGGTCTTGGAGCTCACCAGGGATGTTGACTCATAATAGGAATATGTCATGGTATACAACCCGGGAACACCTTCTTCCGTAACGCGCCCAAGACCGTCCCTGACAGACGTATATCCCGTAGGATCTATCTGTTCCACGAAGGTCCATGAGGAATAATCCGCCGGGTCGGTCGAATAATCATATATCTCTATCTTCAGGAGTATGCTCTTGGATTCATCGGAATATATGAATCGGGATACGGTCCCGTCCACAAGATCCACGATATCCTCCAGATACGCGCCATCCGGGTATTTCTGCGATACCATGCGCCCGTCCTCATCGAACGTATACTCGAAGCCATCGCTGGTGACACTACGTCTCAGTCTGCCCTGTTCATCATACTCATATATAGATCCGTCACGTACGGTCTTTTTGCTTATGACACCGTTCTCATAATATTCATAAGCCTCGACAAGGACCCCCTTGCGATCATACTCTTCTTTTTTCCCGAACTGCGCGGAATCGGGATAGTATCCACTGTATACCGTATAAGACCCGTCAGCCTTTATATCTTTTATCAAACGACCGTATCCGGCCCCTTGGAAATCCTCATCCATATACTCATATGTCCCGACTTTCGGATATATGCTGCTCTTAAGATTACCGCTTTCGTAGTATTCGAAGATATACCCGTTAGACTGTATCTTCTTGGCCAACTCACCGTTGGGGTGATACTCGTAAGAGACAAGAAGCGTACCGTCAGCCGCGTATTCGGCCACGTATCTCGGCTGGCTCGTACCCGCGTAATAATCACTGAACGTCTTATATGTCCCGTCCGGCCTCGTCTCCTTAACAAGCACGCCTATCCCGGTCCCATTCCAGTTCTCATCGCTATATTCGTACACAGTCCCGTCAGCAAGTGTCTTGGTCTTTACACGACCAGAATCGAAATATGTGTACGTAGCTTCAGGCTCCTCAACCCCGACGAGATTACCAGAAGCATCATACTCATATGTCGCGAGCCATGTACCGTCAGCCGCGTATTCGGACACGTATCTCGGCTGGCTCGTACCCGCGTAATAATCACTGAATGTCTTATATGTCCCGTCCGGCCTCGTCTCCTTCGTGAGTACACCATATCCCTGGCCGTTCCAATCCTCGTCACTGTATTCGTACACGGTCCCGGTGGGCAGCGTCTTCGACGCCATCAGCCCGTCACCGTAATATGTGTAATATTCGTTCGTCGCGTAATCGTATTTGCCCGTCAAGACACCTGAAGCGTCATACTCATAACGGTTCACCAGCGTCGTCCACTCGTCACTGTAAGTGTATACCGTCCTCTCAAGCTCGCCCGCCCCGGCATACTCTATACTGAACGTCAGCTCGCCCGCCGCGTTCGTCACGTCCCTCTTCTGCGACTTCAACCTGCCGTATCCCTGGCTGTTATAATCCTCGTCCAGGTATTCGTACGCCACGTTACCCGCGGTATCCGGCGCGTCCAGCTCTTTTGTCTTCAAAAGCCCACTCGGATAATACGTATAGGTAACACCCGGCTCGCTGGTGCCTATGAGCGTACCGTCCTCGGCATACTCGTATGTCGCGAGAAGCGTACCATCAGCCGCGTATTCGGACACGTATCTCGGCTGGCTCGTACCCGCGTAATAATCACTGAATGTCTTATATGTCCCGTCCGGCCTCGTCTCCTTCGTGAGCACACCATATCCCTGGCCGTTCCAATCCTCGTCACTGTATTCGTACACGGTCCCGGTGGGCAGCGTCTTCGACGCCATCAGCCCATCACCATAATATGTGTAATATTCGTTCGTCGCGTAATCGTATTTGCCCGTCAAGACACCCGCCGCGTCATACTCGTACCTATTGACCAGCGTCGTCCACTCGTCCGAGTAAGTGTATACCGTCCTCTCAAGCTCGCCCGCCCCGGCATACTCTATACTGAACGTCAGCTCGCCCGCCGCGTTCGTCACGTCCCTCTTCTGCGACTTCAACCTGCCGTATCCCTGGCTGTTATAATCCTCGTCCAGATATTCGTACGCCACGTTACCCGCGGTATCCGGCGCGTCCAGCTCTTTTGTCTTCAAAAGCCCGCTCGGATAATACGTATAGGTAACACCCGGCTCGCTGGTGCCTATAAGCGTACCGTCCTCGGCATACTCGTATGTCGCGAGAAGCGTACCATCAGCCGCGTATTCGGACACGTATCTCGACTGGCTCGTACCCGCGTAATAATCACTGAATGTCTTATATGTCCCGTCCGGCCTCGTCTCCTTCGTGAGCACGCCTATCCCTGTCCCGTTCCAGTTCTCGTCGCTGTATTCGTACACGGTCCCGGTGGGCAGCGTCTTTGTCTTTATGCGCCCTGAGCCATAATAAGTATATGTAGCGTCACCCTCCTGTACGCCGATGATATTACCCGCCGCGTCATACTCATATGTAGCGATCCACGTATCGTCAGCCGCGTATTCGGACACGTATCTCGGCTGGCTCGTACCCGCGTAATAATCACTGAATGTCTTATATGTCCCGTCCGGCCTAGTCTCCTTCGTGAGCACGCCGTATCCCTGGCCGTTCCAGTCCTCATCCGAGTATTCGTACACGGTCTTATCTGTGATCGTTTTTTTGTACATCCTGCCGGACCCGTAATATTCATATATGGTCCCGTAGAACCATTCCTTGAGTTTCGCCAGGTCATCATCCGTCAGTTTAAGACTAGCTATACTGTAGTCCGGGTTGTCCTGCCAGAAAAGACCACCCATATATCCCTGCTCCAGAAGTATCTGGAGACGTTCGGCCGCGTCAGGGTCGTCCGCGCTAAAATATTGCGGGTCGATCTCCCCTACGAGTACGGGTTTTCCGTTATAATACGCCTCAAAAGCTGAAGTGGATAATTCCTCAAAGCTATTATCGTAATACTTGGCCCAGTAATGTATCTGCACAACATCCACGTCATCATCACCACCATCGACAAAACAATGCCAATATCCCTGTTTTTGCCATTCCTCGAGCACCGAATTCCATCCCCACGCGTCCGGATCAACGAATTCTTTTTTGGCGAATCCTATCGTGATATCTTTATCTGGGTCGTTGGCCCTTATCACGGCCATCATATCGGTAATGAACGTATACATCTCATCCTGGCTTATGGTGGACTGGGTAACCGGCCTTCCATCCGTAGGCATGTTCCCCCATGGGCTGAGATCGGTGCCGTAATACGGTTCGTTTATCACGTCCCACATTAATATTTCTTCCCTGCCGGCGAACTCCGCTATAAAATCACCGATAAGCGCCACCAGTTCCGCTCTTTTGACATCGTTCTCGATCACTTCAGGATGCCCTGTATCCCCGGACAGTTCCGAATATGCCAGCCAGAAATCGAATAGACACGGGATAACTTGCGTCCCGCTGAGTTTTGCCGCCTCAAGCAACGCCTCCATGTCCTCGAACAATTTAGCCTCGTCATAGAAAGCCAGGGTCGGTCCCGAAAAATCGACAATATCCCTTAGGTCGGTAAAAAGGAACACGCGCACCACGCCGCCCGAGAAATTATCCATGGCGTCAATAAGGTATTTTTTGTTGGCGCTTACGCTGAAACCGTTAGAGGGATCGTTGGACCCGATATCGTGGCCATAGCTCATCCACGGGAGACTGCCTCCTTTTATGAAACCTTCTTCCGCTTCCCTTTTCTCCGTAAGCGGCCAAATGGGGTCGCTAGGCGATGATGGTGTGTATGTTTCTATGTTCCCGTTCGGATAATATTTCTTCGCGTTCACGAGGTTCCAACTAGCGTCCCACGTATATACGTGAAGGATATTGTCCACAGGGCTCACATGCGCGCTATTGTATGAATTTCCGGAACCGTCAAGCAGTACCGCCGACAACGTACCGTCAGCATCCTTCTTTATCATGTAATCGCTGTCCACATACTCATAAGACGCGACAAAATCGCCCTGTAGCGTCCCGTTGAGTATATCCACCTCATCCGCCTCAGCATAGGAATATTCGTTCTTATACCTCACCTTGTCTTCCATGCCGGGCGTAGTATGGTAAACATACGTGTAGTACACGTTTGATCCCGCGTAAAGGTCCTGGATCAGAAGGCCCTGTTCGTTACGTACGTATTTTTCGAGTACGGTCACACCGTCGGTATCAAATATTATCTTCTCCCTCTCCACCCAACCGTTGGTCTGGGTGTTCAGGTCCAGGATCTCCCCGCTGTGGTCATACGTGATGGAAACCCTTCTTTCTGACTGCTTGACATCGCTCAAAGCCGGACTTCCCACTACCGGCACATACTCGCCGTCGTATTCCGTCAGGGTGACCTGCGTTGTCCCCCATTCCCAGGTCTTATATCCGTCCAATTCGAATATGAGGATAAATCTGCCATAGTGGTTCCACACATCGCCTTGCAGGTTCTCATCCGTGTATTCATAAACGTTACCGTTAGCCTGTATCTTCCTTTTCCAGTTATCTGTTCCCGTATACTTTTCGATCACCTCTTTTGAAGATGAGATGCTTAAGAGTTCGCCCGAAGCGTTGTATGTATACGTATGGAGAAGAACGTCCGTCGAGGCCACATACTCATACTTGAAATGCACTATCGTATCATCCGGGGTGGAATAGTATTCGTATGTGTAATAACGATCCTCCGATACCATATCATTACGCAACAGCCTCCCTGAAGCGTCATATGAATATTCTTCCAGGAGAGTGGTCCCGTCCGTATCAAAGACTTTTTTGTCCCTCAAGATCCATGCGTTGGTCGCTATGTCAAGGTCGGACTGTTCACCGTGATGATCATATGTAAGTTCGTAACGTAATTCTGAAGGTATGACATCACTACGTACATCGCTTCCGGGCGCGGGGGTGTAAGCGCCGGAATACTGCGATATGACGACTTGCGCCGCCTGCCAGTCGAATAACCTGTAAGATTGTCCCGAAGGCTCGTATATGAGGGTTATGCGTCCATATCCCTGCCCGGACCAATTCTCATCCAGATATTCGTACATATTGCCGGTAATATCTTCGACCTTTCGCTTAAGCAAGCCGGAGATATCATAATTCTCGATCGTATCTGCGTGTACCGCTGATACGATGAACACCATCGCCAGCAACAACACGACCACAGTTTTTGAAATAGCACCCCTTAGACAACTCATAACGCACCCCTTTATCGTAAGTTTTCTGTTATATAACAAAAAGCTACATGTTTTACTTATATATATGATAACATAACTGATCTGCTATGCAAGGAGTATTCTCTAACTTTTTTATCACTTAAATAAGGCGCAATTTTTTCACTGCCTTTTTGGCCATATTATACTTAATTTGATTCAAATGTTATGTTCCCGTATTCTCCGGTTATATGGACCCCTACCCCATGTTTTTCGCAAATGCTTATTATATATGGGCTTATATGCTCAGGTCCCGGGGCCGTAATAACCACATCCTTGCACCCTGTCATCTTGATAAAATTTTCAGCAAGTTCGGCGTTTTTTATCCCGCGGCCATGATGTGGATACTTCAGGATATCACATGAAAGATCCATCCCGGAACCCATAATATCCTCAATAATACCATCTGAGATATCGCCACAAAACAGAACGTCCAGACCGCTATTATCCTCTATTTTCACTACGACCGAATCGTCGTTCACATTGCCGGAAGGCTCATCTCCCATAGGGTTCAGTATCTTTATCCTCGCGCCACGGAATCCCCTTATTTCCTCCCCGGCAAGAACACTTTCATGCCTGATACCAAGATCTTCCAGGACTTCTAAAAATCCATGCCCCGCGTAAAGGTCCTTTGGCCACATCTCCGCCTTGTTGTGGACCACCAGCCGCACCTTAAGCTCCCTGACCACATCAATGAGCCCTCCGACATGGTCGTCATGTGGATGCGACAATACTATACAATCCACAAGTGGGACCCTCTTTTCCCTAAGATATGGACAAATAGCGGTTTTCCCGAAACTCTCCCGGGTGCCGTCCCCGCTTCTGCCTCCGTCCACAAGAAGGATTCCCCCATCCCGGAACCGCATAACGGCAGAATCAGCTTTACCCGCGTCCAGGAAAGCTACACTGCTATTGCCGGCATACGCCGGGAGCGCGCCATTCCACAACACAAAGTTCAGGAACAAAAGCGTGACCAGCGCTATCCTGCACCTTAAAGACCGTGTCCTGAAGATATATACACCCGATACCAACCCCGCGTAAAAAATAGTGATAAGTAGTATAGATGGCCTGGGCACCTGGAACACTCCGCCTGGTACACATGACATTCCAGCGGCTATATCTATATATCTTTCCAGAATGACATGCATGATGTATCCCGCGGCCATAGCCGGTTTAAAGAGAAAAGGCACCTGGCCACAGGCAAGAAGAAGCATCCCGAGCCCCAGAACAGCGATAAGCACAGGGATCGCCAAAACATTAGCCAAAAGCATAACAGGCGTAATGGTATGAAAAAAGAAAGCGGTTACCGGGCTTATTGCCAGGAATACGGACAATGATACCATTATAGACTCCCAGACGAACGTTATCACCCTGCGACCTACGCTATGGACAAAGACCACTGGCGTACCTTTGATAAAAGGCTTTAGGGTCAATATCCCGATCGTAGCGGCGTATGAAAGCAGGAATCCGGCTGACAATAATTGCATAGGGTCTATGAAGGTTATCGCGAACGCGGAAACGATCAACGGGCCCATAAGTGATGTTTTCTTCCCGAACACCTTTGCTCCCCCCACCATGATCCACATCACAAAAGCCCTGACCGCCGGCACCCCGGCCCCGGTCATGACAACGAACATGGCGACCATGATCGACGATATCAGGAACGCCTTGTTATCCGTGAGCCTCAAGACCTTAGCGACAAAAAGGAATATAGCCCCTACCAGGGCAGTATGCAATCCGCTGACAACGGCTATATGCAGGGTCCCCGTACCCCTTAGGGCCTTCTTTACCGGACCTGCCATCGCGCTTTTCTGCCCGATGAGCATTGAGCACGCAAGCCCTGAAGTCCCGGCCCCTAACGCGCGGCATATTATGGACTGGCACTTTTTACGAAAACGGAAAAGCCTTCTTTGAAGGAACACTCGGGGTCCGTTCGATCGACCCGCCACCACGACACCTTTCCTGCCACACGATACTATGAACCTATGGGTACCCTGTTTCTCGATGAACCTGCCATCTCTTTCCTCAAGGACCTTACCGCTCCTATCCCTCAAAGTACCGCGGATGAACACCACATCACCGAACTCAACGACCATCTCAGGTCGCGTCATTACACACAACGCCTTCAGCCGCACATGCCGCACCTGGTCATCACACATCGCGTCATGTATCTTGACCTCAAAATTGGTCCGCTTGTTACCTCCGGCCGTATCCTTTGTTTCCGGATCACTCGCAACCTCGCCATAGAAAAGGGTTTCCCGTCCTATGATACCACTCACATCCCCGAGACCGGCCCC from Candidatus Omnitrophota bacterium carries:
- a CDS encoding ComEC/Rec2 family competence protein, coding for MFFLFIGIQRAGTRSSEGAGLGDVSGIIGRETLFYGEVASDPETKDTAGGNKRTNFEVKIHDAMCDDQVRHVRLKALCVMTRPEMVVEFGDVVFIRGTLRDRSGKVLEERDGRFIEKQGTHRFIVSCGRKGVVVAGRSNGPRVFLQRRLFRFRKKCQSIICRALGAGTSGLACSMLIGQKSAMAGPVKKALRGTGTLHIAVVSGLHTALVGAIFLFVAKVLRLTDNKAFLISSIMVAMFVVMTGAGVPAVRAFVMWIMVGGAKVFGKKTSLMGPLIVSAFAITFIDPMQLLSAGFLLSYAATIGILTLKPFIKGTPVVFVHSVGRRVITFVWESIMVSLSVFLAISPVTAFFFHTITPVMLLANVLAIPVLIAVLGLGMLLLACGQVPFLFKPAMAAGYIMHVILERYIDIAAGMSCVPGGVFQVPRPSILLITIFYAGLVSGVYIFRTRSLRCRIALVTLLFLNFVLWNGALPAYAGNSSVAFLDAGKADSAVMRFRDGGILLVDGGRSGDGTRESFGKTAICPYLREKRVPLVDCIVLSHPHDDHVGGLIDVVRELKVRLVVHNKAEMWPKDLYAGHGFLEVLEDLGIRHESVLAGEEIRGFRGARIKILNPMGDEPSGNVNDDSVVVKIEDNSGLDVLFCGDISDGIIEDIMGSGMDLSCDILKYPHHGRGIKNAELAENFIKMTGCKDVVITAPGPEHISPYIISICEKHGVGVHITGEYGNITFESN